The following coding sequences lie in one Nocardioides sambongensis genomic window:
- the ftsH gene encoding ATP-dependent zinc metalloprotease FtsH produces MKRVFRGPVLWIVVAVLAVILALEFLASGSGHKEVTTSQLAEYIEKGEVKEITFIDGDQKIEAELDDGVRDDTDQVMAYYIDGQQETLLAAVDEQVAAGDIEKSNSTNPQPSVWSSLLLTLLPFVLIIALFIFLMNNVQGGGRGVMQFGKSKAKMITKDMPKTTFADVAGCDEALEELGEIKEFLSEPAKFQAVGAKIPKGVLLYGPPGTGKTLLARAVAGEAGVPFYSISGSDFVEMFVGVGASRVRDLFEQAKENAPAIVFIDEIDAVGRHRGAGMGGGHDEREQTLNQLLVEMDGFDVRGGVILIAATNRPDVLDPALLRPGRFDRQIQVDAPDLAGREMILQVHSRGKPLAPEVDLTSVARRTPGFSGADLANVLNEAALLAARNGEKVITAGSLDEAIDRVIAGPQRRTRLMSEKEKLITAYHEGGHALVAAALPGTDPVHKITILPRGRALGYTMVLPDEDKYSQTRSEMLDKLAYMLGGRAAEEMVFHDPTTGAGNDIEKATNVARAMVTQYGMTERLGAIKLGESNSEPFLGRDLGHSRNYSEDVAAMVDEETKLLLAHAHQEAFDILEDNRDVLDSLVLELLDKETLDKAQVAEIFTPLRRRPERPAWTGSPTRIPSAIPPVEIPEEIRRRALNGSSTNGVRPDAEGGGEILTPPGPSGDVHGGPPAPPSDPTPPSPPTV; encoded by the coding sequence GTGAAGCGCGTTTTCAGGGGGCCGGTGCTCTGGATCGTGGTGGCGGTCCTCGCCGTCATCCTGGCACTGGAGTTCCTCGCTTCCGGTAGCGGCCACAAGGAGGTCACCACCTCCCAGCTCGCCGAGTACATCGAGAAGGGCGAGGTCAAGGAGATCACCTTCATCGATGGTGATCAGAAGATCGAGGCCGAGCTCGACGACGGTGTCCGCGACGACACCGACCAGGTGATGGCGTACTACATCGACGGCCAGCAGGAGACGCTGCTCGCCGCCGTCGACGAGCAGGTCGCCGCCGGGGACATCGAGAAGTCGAACTCGACCAACCCGCAGCCCAGCGTGTGGTCCTCGCTGCTGCTGACCCTGCTGCCGTTCGTGCTGATCATCGCCCTGTTCATCTTCCTGATGAACAACGTGCAGGGCGGCGGTCGCGGCGTCATGCAGTTCGGCAAGTCCAAGGCGAAGATGATCACCAAGGACATGCCCAAGACCACCTTCGCCGACGTCGCCGGGTGTGACGAGGCGCTGGAGGAGCTCGGCGAGATCAAGGAGTTCCTCTCCGAGCCGGCCAAGTTCCAGGCGGTGGGCGCCAAGATCCCCAAGGGCGTGCTGCTCTACGGCCCTCCGGGCACCGGCAAGACCCTGCTCGCCCGCGCGGTCGCCGGTGAGGCCGGCGTCCCGTTCTACTCGATCTCCGGCTCGGACTTCGTGGAGATGTTCGTCGGCGTCGGTGCCTCCCGGGTGCGCGACCTGTTCGAGCAGGCCAAGGAGAACGCTCCGGCGATCGTCTTCATCGACGAGATCGACGCGGTCGGTCGCCACCGTGGCGCCGGCATGGGCGGCGGTCACGACGAGCGCGAGCAGACGCTGAACCAGTTGCTCGTCGAGATGGACGGCTTCGACGTGCGCGGCGGCGTGATCCTGATCGCCGCCACCAACCGTCCCGACGTGCTCGACCCCGCGCTGCTGCGACCGGGCCGGTTCGACCGGCAGATCCAGGTGGACGCCCCCGACCTCGCCGGGCGCGAGATGATCCTGCAGGTCCACTCGCGCGGCAAGCCGCTCGCGCCGGAGGTGGACCTGACCTCGGTGGCGCGACGTACCCCGGGCTTCAGCGGAGCCGACCTGGCCAACGTGCTCAACGAGGCCGCGCTCCTCGCCGCGCGCAACGGCGAGAAGGTGATCACCGCCGGCTCGCTGGACGAGGCGATCGACCGGGTGATCGCGGGACCGCAGCGGCGCACCCGACTGATGTCGGAGAAGGAGAAGCTGATCACCGCCTACCACGAGGGCGGCCACGCCCTCGTCGCGGCGGCGCTGCCGGGCACCGACCCGGTCCACAAGATCACGATCCTGCCGCGCGGCCGGGCGCTCGGCTACACCATGGTGCTGCCCGACGAGGACAAGTACTCCCAGACCCGCAGCGAGATGCTGGACAAGCTGGCCTACATGCTCGGCGGCCGGGCGGCCGAGGAGATGGTCTTCCACGACCCGACCACCGGCGCCGGCAACGACATCGAGAAGGCGACCAACGTCGCCCGCGCGATGGTCACCCAGTACGGCATGACCGAGCGGCTCGGCGCGATCAAGCTCGGGGAGTCCAACTCCGAGCCGTTCCTGGGCCGCGACCTCGGCCACTCCCGGAACTACTCCGAGGACGTCGCCGCGATGGTCGACGAGGAGACCAAGCTGCTCCTCGCCCACGCCCACCAGGAGGCCTTCGACATCCTGGAGGACAACCGGGACGTGCTGGACTCGCTCGTCCTCGAGCTCCTGGACAAGGAGACCCTGGACAAGGCCCAGGTGGCCGAGATCTTCACCCCGCTGCGTCGCCGGCCCGAGCGGCCGGCCTGGACCGGGTCGCCCACCCGGATCCCGTCGGCGATCCCGCCGGTGGAGATCCCCGAGGAGATCCGGCGCCGTGCCCTGAACGGCTCCTCGACCAACGGTGTGCGGCCCGACGCCGAGGGCGGCGGGGAGATCCTGACCCCGCCGGGGCCCTCCGGTGACGTCCACGGGGGCCCGCCGGCCCCGCCGAGCGACCCGACGCCGCCGAGTCCGCCCACCGTCTGA
- the folE gene encoding GTP cyclohydrolase I FolE: protein MAPFDHDRAEAAVRELLAAIGEDPEREGLRDTPARVARAYAELTAGLRQEPEEVLTTTFDLGHDEMVLVRDIELWSMCEHHLVPFTGVAHVGYIPAASGKITGLSKLARLVDVYAKRPQVQERLTTQIADALVEILDARGVIVVIEAEHLCMTMRGVRKAGARTITSAVRGQMHQAATRAEAMALIHRA, encoded by the coding sequence CTGGCGCCGTTCGACCACGACCGCGCCGAGGCCGCCGTACGGGAGCTGCTGGCCGCCATCGGCGAGGACCCGGAGCGCGAAGGCCTGCGGGACACCCCGGCGCGGGTGGCGCGGGCCTACGCCGAGCTCACCGCCGGCCTCCGCCAGGAGCCGGAGGAGGTGCTGACCACCACCTTCGACCTGGGCCACGACGAGATGGTGCTGGTCCGTGACATCGAGCTGTGGTCGATGTGCGAGCACCACCTGGTGCCGTTCACCGGGGTGGCCCACGTGGGCTACATCCCGGCGGCCAGCGGCAAGATCACCGGGCTCTCCAAGCTCGCCCGCCTGGTCGACGTCTACGCCAAGCGTCCGCAGGTCCAGGAGCGGTTGACCACCCAGATCGCCGACGCCCTGGTCGAGATCCTCGACGCGCGCGGCGTGATCGTGGTGATCGAGGCCGAGCACCTCTGCATGACGATGCGCGGCGTCCGCAAGGCCGGCGCCCGCACGATCACCTCGGCGGTGCGGGGGCAGATGCACCAGGCCGCCACCCGCGCCGAGGCGATGGCGCTGATCCACCGCGCCTGA
- the folP gene encoding dihydropteroate synthase, which yields MGVVNVTPDSFSDGGRYDDPDRAIAHGLRLLADGADILDVGGESTRPGATRPLVGEELDRVVPVITALAGAGATVSVDTMRAEVAEAALAAGARIVNDVSGGLADPAILPVVAASGATYVAMHWRAHGSQMQRFTDYAAQGGVVAGVRTELAARVEAILEAGVAREQIVLDPGLGFAKAPDDNWPLLASLGELAGLGFPLLVGASRKTFLGRLLADEDGTPREVAAREAAGVALTTLLAAGHGGAPVWCVRVHDVRAHADALRVVARWQAVARD from the coding sequence ATGGGCGTCGTCAACGTCACCCCCGACTCCTTCTCCGACGGCGGCCGGTACGACGACCCCGACCGCGCGATCGCGCACGGACTGCGGCTGCTGGCCGATGGCGCCGACATCCTCGACGTGGGCGGAGAGTCGACCCGGCCGGGAGCGACGCGCCCGCTGGTCGGCGAGGAGCTGGACCGCGTGGTCCCGGTGATCACCGCCCTCGCCGGTGCCGGCGCCACCGTCTCGGTCGACACGATGCGCGCGGAGGTGGCCGAGGCGGCGCTGGCCGCGGGGGCGCGGATCGTCAACGACGTCTCCGGCGGCCTGGCCGACCCGGCCATCCTGCCGGTGGTCGCGGCCAGCGGGGCGACGTACGTGGCGATGCACTGGCGCGCCCACGGCTCGCAGATGCAGCGCTTCACCGACTACGCCGCGCAGGGCGGCGTGGTGGCCGGTGTGCGCACCGAGCTCGCCGCCCGGGTGGAGGCGATCCTGGAGGCCGGCGTCGCCCGGGAGCAGATCGTGCTGGACCCCGGACTGGGGTTCGCCAAGGCGCCCGACGACAACTGGCCGCTGCTGGCCTCGCTGGGCGAGCTGGCCGGCCTCGGCTTCCCGCTGCTGGTCGGCGCCAGCCGGAAGACCTTCCTCGGCCGGCTGCTGGCCGACGAGGACGGCACGCCGCGGGAGGTGGCGGCCCGGGAGGCGGCCGGGGTGGCGCTGACCACCCTGCTGGCCGCCGGGCACGGCGGTGCGCCGGTGTGGTGCGTGCGGGTGCACGACGTACGAGCCCATGCCGATGCACTGCGTGTCGTGGCCAGATGGCAGGCTGTCGCCCGTGACTGA
- the folB gene encoding dihydroneopterin aldolase produces MTDELSVLGIECWGHHGVFEHEKRDGQRFVVDLTLGVDTAPAAASDDLRNTVDYGSLVDEVARSVAGDPVDLIEALAQRVAEVCLLDTRVEWARVTIHKPNAPIEIPFGDVQLTITRTRADAADGKGEGHR; encoded by the coding sequence GTGACTGACGAGCTGTCCGTCCTGGGCATCGAGTGCTGGGGCCACCATGGTGTCTTCGAGCACGAGAAGCGCGACGGCCAGCGCTTCGTGGTCGACCTGACCCTCGGCGTGGACACCGCGCCGGCCGCGGCGTCGGACGACTTGCGCAACACCGTTGACTACGGGAGCCTCGTCGACGAGGTGGCGCGATCGGTGGCCGGTGATCCGGTCGACCTGATCGAGGCGCTGGCACAGCGGGTCGCCGAGGTCTGCCTCTTGGACACTCGTGTTGAATGGGCGCGGGTGACCATCCACAAGCCGAACGCGCCGATCGAGATCCCGTTCGGCGACGTGCAACTGACCATCACCCGCACACGAGCCGACGCGGCAGACGGAAAGGGAGAGGGCCACCGATGA
- the folK gene encoding 2-amino-4-hydroxy-6-hydroxymethyldihydropteridine diphosphokinase — protein sequence MTEVPNPNIIDADTLTGEMRPIRRMVIALGSNLGERFGNLQGAVSSLADTPDVWVTGVSPVYESEPVGCPEGAGPFLNAVVLADTTLSASRLMDRALAIEDAFDRMRSDERNAPRTLDVDLIVVGDRRSEKPSLQLPHPRAHERAFVLQPWLDLEPDAQFLDRGPVAELLSAVGTDGLKLRDDLVLEFE from the coding sequence ATGACCGAGGTCCCGAATCCGAACATCATCGACGCGGACACCCTCACCGGTGAGATGCGCCCGATCCGGCGGATGGTGATCGCCCTCGGATCCAACCTGGGCGAGCGCTTCGGGAACCTGCAGGGCGCGGTCTCCTCGCTCGCGGACACCCCGGACGTGTGGGTCACCGGCGTCTCCCCGGTCTACGAGAGCGAGCCGGTCGGGTGCCCCGAGGGCGCCGGCCCCTTCCTCAACGCCGTCGTGCTCGCCGACACCACCCTCTCGGCCAGCCGGCTGATGGACCGCGCGCTCGCGATCGAGGACGCGTTCGACCGGATGCGCTCCGACGAGCGCAACGCGCCGCGGACCCTCGACGTCGACCTGATCGTGGTCGGCGACCGCCGCAGCGAGAAGCCCTCGCTGCAGCTGCCCCACCCGCGCGCCCACGAGCGCGCCTTCGTGCTGCAGCCCTGGCTCGACCTCGAGCCCGACGCCCAGTTCCTCGACCGGGGGCCGGTCGCCGAGCTGCTCAGCGCCGTCGGCACCGACGGCCTCAAGCTCCGCGACGACCTGGTGCTCGAGTTCGAGTGA
- a CDS encoding DUF3180 domain-containing protein, translating into MSRPGRQDDPAPHPGALRPTPPTALVGWGVVGLVLGLALRPVCERLGVTPPLISWAQPLALVLLAAILGYTAWATHRALQVRHERLLAHQAVNRLVLARACAMVAALVAGGYLGYGLSWVGNPAELADDRQLRCWIAGVAGLLAAAAAVALERACRVRDDDEDGDPA; encoded by the coding sequence GTGAGCCGGCCGGGCCGGCAGGACGATCCGGCTCCCCACCCCGGCGCCCTGCGTCCGACCCCGCCGACGGCACTGGTCGGGTGGGGCGTCGTCGGGCTGGTCCTGGGCCTGGCCCTGCGACCGGTCTGCGAACGCCTCGGGGTCACCCCGCCGCTGATCTCCTGGGCGCAGCCGCTGGCGCTGGTGCTGCTGGCCGCGATCCTGGGCTACACGGCCTGGGCGACCCACCGCGCGCTGCAGGTCCGTCACGAGCGGCTGCTGGCGCACCAGGCGGTCAACAGGCTGGTGCTCGCCCGCGCCTGCGCGATGGTGGCGGCGCTGGTCGCCGGCGGCTACCTGGGCTACGGGCTGAGCTGGGTGGGCAACCCCGCCGAGCTCGCCGACGATCGGCAGCTGCGTTGCTGGATCGCGGGTGTCGCCGGGCTCCTCGCCGCGGCCGCCGCGGTGGCCCTCGAACGTGCCTGCCGAGTGCGGGACGACGACGAGGACGGCGACCCGGCGTAA
- a CDS encoding glycosyltransferase family 2 protein, whose protein sequence is MVVPAYGVEEWLDECLASLVAQTLTRWEAVVVDDGSVDRSGRIAADWAARDRRIRVVRTPNQGLGAARNHGSGLVRGQYLAFLDADDVLPPTAYQLLVASLDRTGSDFAVGSMARWEDGRLTEPGWMRRLHRPAQGLRIEERPELLGDVFAWNKVWRRSFWDAAALSWPERIRYEDQPTLTRSFVAGRFDVLADVVYHWRIRSDGTSITQQRGTVADLRDRWETKRMSLRTVRDHGSPAVEEIFVDRVLAGDLWRYFDAIPGCDDAWWRLLQDGVTEFWAGRSLTGSGLPPAQRLVGWLVEQDRRDDATAVVTWLAALPARPPRETDPDSGRPRLSVPAEVLDVTTVAAEALAVRPHER, encoded by the coding sequence GTGGTGGTTCCCGCGTACGGCGTGGAGGAGTGGCTCGACGAGTGCCTCGCCTCGCTGGTCGCACAGACACTCACCCGCTGGGAGGCGGTCGTCGTCGACGACGGATCGGTGGACCGCTCCGGGCGGATCGCCGCGGACTGGGCGGCACGGGACCGGCGGATCCGTGTGGTCCGCACCCCCAACCAGGGGCTCGGCGCGGCCCGCAACCACGGCAGCGGACTGGTCCGCGGGCAGTACCTGGCGTTCCTCGACGCCGACGACGTACTGCCGCCGACGGCGTACCAGCTGCTGGTGGCGTCGCTGGACCGCACCGGCTCGGACTTCGCGGTGGGCTCGATGGCCCGCTGGGAGGACGGCCGGCTCACCGAGCCCGGCTGGATGCGGCGGCTGCACCGCCCGGCTCAGGGGCTGCGGATCGAGGAGCGACCCGAGCTGCTCGGGGACGTCTTCGCCTGGAACAAGGTCTGGCGGCGGTCGTTCTGGGACGCCGCGGCGCTCTCCTGGCCCGAGCGCATCAGGTACGAGGACCAGCCCACCCTGACCAGGTCCTTCGTGGCCGGCCGGTTCGACGTGCTCGCCGACGTCGTCTACCACTGGCGGATCCGCTCCGACGGCACCTCGATCACCCAGCAGCGCGGAACGGTCGCGGACCTGCGGGACCGGTGGGAGACCAAGCGGATGTCCTTGCGCACCGTCCGCGACCACGGGTCGCCCGCCGTCGAGGAGATCTTCGTGGACCGGGTCCTGGCCGGCGACCTGTGGCGCTACTTCGACGCCATCCCCGGGTGCGACGACGCCTGGTGGCGACTGCTGCAGGACGGCGTCACCGAGTTCTGGGCCGGACGGTCACTGACCGGCAGCGGCCTGCCGCCGGCCCAACGGCTGGTCGGCTGGCTGGTGGAGCAGGACCGTCGCGACGACGCCACGGCCGTGGTCACCTGGCTCGCCGCGCTGCCGGCCCGGCCGCCGCGGGAGACGGACCCCGACAGCGGGCGGCCGCGACTGTCGGTCCCGGCCGAGGTGCTCGACGTCACCACGGTGGCGGCGGAGGCGCTGGCGGTGCGACCCCACGAACGCTGA
- a CDS encoding Rossmann-like and DUF2520 domain-containing protein — protein MNDPLRVGVVGAGRVGAVLAARLDAHDDFTVTAVAGASEATLARVAELLPGVAVDKPSAVARTSDVLLLTVPDDMLANVVRVLADSGAITEGQYVVHTSGRHGLSVLDPAADVGARVIALHPAMTFSGTAVDLDRLAGCIFGVTATRSERRMAERLVAALGGRVMPVPEEMRTLYHAGLAHGANHLVTLVAEAMEILRAAGADDPAGTLRPLLTAALDNALEHGDAALTGPIVRGDAGTVAAHLADLTANAPHTLPSYVAMARATLDRAAADGRLLPLRAVKISALLDEAVAEAPRTGARPGVPTVRTRRLRHGGGA, from the coding sequence ATGAACGACCCCCTTCGGGTGGGTGTCGTCGGCGCGGGACGCGTCGGCGCCGTCCTGGCCGCACGCCTGGACGCCCACGACGACTTCACCGTCACCGCGGTGGCCGGCGCCTCCGAGGCGACCCTGGCCCGTGTCGCCGAGCTGCTGCCCGGCGTCGCCGTCGACAAGCCGAGCGCGGTCGCCCGGACCAGCGACGTCCTCCTCCTCACCGTCCCCGACGACATGCTGGCCAACGTGGTCCGGGTGCTCGCCGACAGCGGCGCCATCACCGAGGGCCAGTACGTCGTGCACACCTCCGGGCGTCACGGGCTGTCGGTGCTCGACCCGGCCGCCGACGTCGGCGCCCGGGTGATCGCGCTGCACCCCGCGATGACCTTCAGCGGCACCGCGGTGGACCTCGACCGGCTCGCCGGCTGCATCTTCGGCGTGACCGCCACCCGCTCCGAGCGGCGGATGGCCGAACGGCTGGTCGCCGCCCTCGGCGGCCGGGTGATGCCGGTCCCGGAGGAGATGCGCACGCTCTACCACGCCGGCCTCGCGCACGGCGCCAACCACCTGGTCACCCTGGTCGCCGAGGCGATGGAGATCCTCCGTGCCGCCGGTGCCGACGACCCCGCGGGCACGCTGCGGCCGCTGCTCACCGCGGCGCTGGACAACGCGCTCGAACATGGTGACGCCGCGCTGACCGGCCCGATCGTGCGCGGCGACGCCGGCACGGTCGCCGCGCACCTGGCCGACCTCACCGCGAACGCGCCGCACACGCTGCCCTCCTACGTCGCGATGGCGCGGGCCACCCTGGACCGGGCCGCCGCCGACGGACGGCTGCTGCCGCTGCGGGCGGTGAAGATCAGCGCGCTGCTCGACGAGGCGGTCGCCGAGGCCCCGCGCACCGGCGCCCGGCCCGGCGTGCCCACCGTGCGCACCCGTCGGCTGCGCCACGGCGGCGGCGCGTGA
- the panC gene encoding pantoate--beta-alanine ligase — protein MTSVRLASTRAELAELLAGARGTGTDGSAAPVGLVPTMGALHDGHASLVRLARDRVAGGPVVVSVFVNPLQFGAGEDLDRYPRTLDADLEVCAAAGADVVFAPSVEEVYPSWPVPPQVTVAPGPLAERLEGSTRPGHFGGMLTVVAKLFGLVRPDLAVFGEKDYQQLVLIRRMVADLCLGVEVVGAETRRDPDGLAMSSRNRYLTAEQREAALALGRALRAAQQRASYGVPAARWAAMDVLRAEPGIELDYLALTTTGLDELPDYPEQPTEGRILVAAKVGTTRLIDNLPLHLADHATPQTPDRPQSPAASAAGATHEGDS, from the coding sequence GTGACCTCGGTCCGGCTGGCCAGCACCCGCGCGGAGCTGGCCGAGCTGCTCGCGGGCGCCCGCGGCACCGGGACGGACGGCTCCGCGGCGCCGGTCGGCCTGGTGCCGACCATGGGCGCCCTGCACGACGGCCACGCCAGCCTGGTCCGGCTCGCCCGGGACCGGGTCGCCGGCGGCCCGGTGGTGGTCTCGGTCTTCGTCAACCCGCTGCAGTTCGGCGCCGGGGAGGACCTCGACCGCTACCCGCGCACGCTGGACGCCGACCTCGAGGTGTGTGCCGCGGCCGGCGCCGACGTGGTCTTCGCCCCCTCCGTCGAGGAGGTCTACCCGTCCTGGCCGGTGCCGCCGCAGGTCACCGTCGCACCGGGGCCGCTCGCCGAGCGGCTCGAGGGAAGCACCCGGCCGGGGCACTTCGGCGGGATGCTCACCGTGGTGGCCAAGCTCTTCGGGCTGGTCCGCCCGGACCTGGCCGTCTTCGGCGAGAAGGACTACCAGCAGCTGGTGCTGATCCGGCGGATGGTCGCCGACCTGTGCCTGGGGGTGGAGGTGGTCGGTGCCGAGACCCGCCGCGACCCCGACGGCCTGGCGATGTCCAGCCGCAACCGCTACCTCACCGCGGAGCAGCGGGAGGCGGCGCTGGCGTTGGGCCGCGCGCTGCGCGCGGCGCAGCAGCGGGCGTCGTACGGCGTGCCGGCCGCCCGCTGGGCGGCGATGGACGTGCTGCGGGCGGAGCCGGGCATCGAGCTGGACTACCTGGCGCTGACCACGACCGGACTCGACGAGCTGCCCGACTATCCCGAGCAGCCGACCGAGGGGCGGATCCTGGTCGCGGCGAAGGTCGGGACCACCCGGCTGATCGACAACCTGCCGCTCCACCTCGCCGACCACGCCACCCCACAGACCCCCGACCGCCCCCAGAGCCCGGCCGCGTCGGCGGCAGGCGCCACCCACGAGGGAGACAGCTGA
- the panD gene encoding aspartate 1-decarboxylase, translated as MLRTMMTSKIHRATVTQADLHYVGSVTVDEDLLDAADLLAGELVHIVDITNGARLETYTIAGERGSGVIGINGAAAHLVHPGDLVILIGYGQMTTEEARAHQPHVVFVDADNKILGAGADPADTFDDPSLRRGDLAGVR; from the coding sequence ATGCTGCGCACGATGATGACGAGCAAGATCCACCGGGCCACCGTGACCCAGGCCGACCTGCACTACGTGGGCTCGGTGACGGTCGACGAGGACCTCCTCGACGCCGCCGACCTGCTGGCCGGCGAGCTGGTCCACATCGTCGACATCACCAACGGTGCGCGGCTGGAGACCTACACCATCGCCGGCGAGCGCGGCTCCGGCGTGATCGGCATCAACGGCGCGGCCGCGCACCTGGTGCACCCCGGCGACCTGGTGATCCTGATCGGCTACGGCCAGATGACCACCGAGGAGGCCCGCGCGCACCAGCCGCACGTGGTCTTCGTCGACGCCGACAACAAGATCCTGGGCGCCGGAGCGGACCCGGCGGACACCTTCGACGACCCGTCGCTGCGGCGCGGCGACCTGGCCGGCGTTCGCTGA
- a CDS encoding L-aspartate oxidase produces MSATTRRLPGRLTAPAPGWTIRADVVIVGSGIAGLTAALRLRESVDQVLVVTKDVLNAGSTQWAQGGIAAALGPEDTPAQHERDTLVAGAGACDLDAVRALVGEGPDAVHELIALGTRFDHDDDGALSLTREGGHHRDRIAHAGGDATGAEIQRALIAAVQAAPDIEVIEHALAVDLLLGDGPDGRDRVAGLTLHVMGEGQRDGVGAVHARAVVLAAGGLGQVFSQTTNPAVSTGDGMALALRAGATLRDLEFVQFHPTVMYLGPDSRGQQPLISEAVRGEGAYLVDGPPEEGGVRFMTGVHELADLAPRDVVAKAIMKRMLETGRPHMWLDARHLGAEFWERRFPTILATARSHGIDPVTELIPVAPASHYASGGIRTDLHGRTDLPGLYATGEVACSGVHGANRLASNSLLEGLVFSRRIAAVIPDEIGPWVAPAPDRRTAGLVDGEVRRDLQETMTSRVGVLRNAPGLSEADVLVEKLAGRTTDVVDQASWETTNLLTVSAALADAAALREETRGSHWREDFPARDDDRWAGHFDVTMTDGVTTVAFTPSPASDVAPEEGSA; encoded by the coding sequence GTGAGCGCCACCACCCGCCGACTCCCCGGTCGGCTGACCGCACCCGCACCCGGCTGGACGATCCGGGCCGACGTGGTCATCGTCGGCTCCGGCATCGCCGGGCTGACCGCCGCGCTGCGGCTGCGCGAGTCGGTGGACCAGGTGCTGGTGGTCACCAAGGACGTGCTCAACGCCGGTTCCACGCAGTGGGCGCAGGGCGGGATCGCCGCCGCGCTCGGCCCGGAGGACACGCCGGCCCAGCACGAGCGCGACACCCTGGTCGCCGGTGCGGGCGCCTGCGACCTCGATGCGGTGCGCGCCCTGGTCGGCGAGGGGCCTGACGCGGTCCACGAGCTGATCGCCCTCGGCACCCGGTTCGACCACGACGACGACGGCGCGCTCTCGCTCACCCGGGAGGGCGGGCACCACCGCGACCGGATCGCGCACGCGGGCGGGGACGCCACCGGTGCGGAGATCCAGCGGGCCCTGATCGCCGCCGTCCAGGCGGCGCCGGACATCGAGGTCATCGAGCACGCGCTCGCCGTGGACCTGCTGCTCGGTGACGGCCCGGACGGCCGGGACCGGGTCGCCGGGCTGACCCTGCACGTGATGGGCGAGGGGCAGCGCGACGGCGTCGGTGCGGTGCACGCCCGGGCGGTGGTGCTGGCCGCCGGCGGCCTGGGCCAGGTGTTCAGCCAGACCACCAACCCGGCGGTCTCCACCGGCGACGGGATGGCGCTGGCGCTGCGCGCCGGGGCGACCCTGCGGGATCTGGAGTTCGTCCAGTTCCACCCGACCGTGATGTACCTCGGGCCCGACTCCCGGGGACAGCAGCCGCTGATCTCCGAGGCCGTGCGCGGCGAGGGCGCCTACCTCGTCGACGGGCCGCCCGAGGAGGGCGGGGTCCGCTTCATGACCGGCGTCCACGAGCTCGCCGACCTGGCGCCGCGGGACGTGGTGGCCAAGGCGATCATGAAGCGGATGCTGGAGACCGGCCGGCCGCACATGTGGCTCGACGCGCGGCACCTCGGCGCCGAGTTCTGGGAGCGCCGCTTCCCGACCATCCTGGCCACCGCGCGGTCCCACGGGATCGACCCGGTCACCGAGCTGATCCCGGTCGCGCCGGCCAGCCACTACGCCTCGGGCGGGATCCGCACCGACCTGCACGGACGCACCGACCTCCCGGGCCTCTACGCGACCGGCGAGGTCGCCTGCTCCGGGGTGCACGGCGCCAACCGGCTGGCGTCCAACTCGCTGCTGGAGGGGCTGGTCTTCTCGCGGCGGATCGCCGCGGTGATCCCGGACGAGATCGGGCCGTGGGTCGCGCCGGCGCCGGATCGTCGTACCGCCGGGTTGGTCGACGGCGAGGTGCGCCGCGACCTGCAGGAGACGATGACCTCCCGGGTGGGCGTGCTGCGCAACGCTCCGGGGCTCTCCGAGGCCGACGTGCTGGTGGAGAAGCTGGCCGGCCGCACCACCGACGTGGTCGACCAGGCCTCGTGGGAGACCACCAACCTGCTCACCGTCTCCGCCGCCCTCGCCGACGCCGCCGCGCTGCGCGAGGAGACCCGCGGCTCGCACTGGCGCGAGGACTTCCCCGCCCGGGACGACGACCGCTGGGCGGGCCACTTCGACGTCACCATGACCGACGGTGTCACCACCGTCGCGTTCACCCCCTCGCCGGCCAGCGACGTCGCCCCCGAGGAGGGCTCCGCATGA